In one Brassica oleracea var. oleracea cultivar TO1000 chromosome C9, BOL, whole genome shotgun sequence genomic region, the following are encoded:
- the LOC106317993 gene encoding uncharacterized protein LOC106317993, producing the protein MHIYTTCGLWELGATTGWIFEADGKGGRLLLVESNCTLDELKRMILEDFGMEEEIIADLELSYLPAELINTSGCPPVIIANDRQLHNFVRFVQKSASTRLCVTCKAKAENPNKEAFDLNKPPADPCTHEEKGNSFDNGDESAPVYAERQGNKKNEKRKGVAVDEDGDYDADTMISEKENIHKMSKFSLLHVVKVGQFFENKTLLKATFEMCAMKHNFDYQVIKTDRQLWYVRCADNACNWGVRAECLKDSSYFMIKKYVGKHTCAPSSKTKAGKTASAKTIGSLIMHKYVGVKEGPKCNDIIQIMRSDHGCEISKSLAWDAREYAISAVRGIPERSYGKIPKYLHMLREANPGTHTSYEIDGNENFRYLFIAFGQSIRGFNRVMRRVIVIDGTFLKNKYKGVLLVATALDGNSNLYPIAFGIVDSENERSWEWFMRQLKVVIADDHDLAFISDRHGSIAKAIENVYPSARHGICIHHLLNNVVTYFHGKGLAGLVSKASKAYRVSEFEKTFATVCNISPAIGDYLREADVQKWARCQFPGYRYDIRTTNPAESINSALRSPREYPVIPLLDSIREMLTQWFYERKKLISKHKHPLTKDVEKKIERRIGKGATFVVYPVSAGRLLVRGDKFDCLVDLDRRTCSCGKYTLMKIPCRHAIKAGFHVGREPHTLTDLMYTTGAWREAYEESINPIDVPEDAWSIPEDVKKVIVLPPQTRRSVGRKRKRRYETAEDKIRSSQISRRKQPRKCSRCGISGHNRATCQVPI; encoded by the coding sequence ATGCATATCTATACAACATGTGGTCTTTGGGAATTAGGTGCAACTACGGGATGGATTTTTGAGGCTGATGGCAAAGGGGGTAGGCTATTGTTAGTGGAATCAAATTGTACTTTAGATGAATTAAAAAGGATGATTTTGGAGGATTTTGGTATGGAAGAAGAAATCATAGCCGATTTGGAGTTAAGTTATCTACCTGCTGAGTTGATCAATACTTCAGGATGTCCACCTGTGATCATTGCAAACGATCGTCAGCTTCATAATTTTGTTCGATTTGTTCAAAAGAGTGCTTCTACTCGATTGTGTGTAACATGTAAAGCCAAGGCTGAGAATCCGAATAAAGAAGCCTTTGATCTTAACAAACCGCCAGCTGATCCATGTACTCATGAAGAGAAAGGAAACTCGTTTGACAATGGGGACGAATCAGCTCCTGTGTATGCTGAGAGGCAGGGGAATAAGAAGAATGAAAAGCGGAAAGGAGTCGCAGTTGATGAGGATGGGGACTATGATGCTGATACCATGATCTCTGAAAAAGAGAACATACATAAAATGTCAAAGTTTTCTCTGCTCCATGTTGTTAAGGTCGGACAATTTTTTGAGAACAAAACTTTGTTGAAGGCGACTTTCGAGATGTGTGCAATGAAGCATAACTTTGACTACCAGGTTATCAAAACGGATAGACAACTTTGGTATGTTAGATGTGCAGATAATGCATGCAATTGGGGTGTTCGAGCAGAGTGTCTGAAGGATTCATCATATTTCATGATCAAGAAGTATGTCGGTAAACATACATGCGCACCTTCAAGCAAAACCAAAGCGGGTAAGACTGCTTCAGCAAAAACAATAGGCAGTCTGATTATGCATAAGTATGTAGGCGTCAAGGAAGGGCCGAAATGTAATGATATCATACAGATTATGCGTAGTGATCATGGATGCGAGATATCAAAATCTTTAGCATGGGATGCGCGTGAATATGCGATCAGTGCAGTTAGAGGTATTCCAGAGAGAAGTTATGGGAAAATACCAAAATACTTGCACATGCTGAGAGAGGCTAATCCAGGTACACACACATCCTATGAGATTGACGGAAATGAGAACTTTCGTTACCTATTTATTGCATTTGGGCAATCGATAAGAGGATTTAACAGAGTCATGAGGCGGGTTATTGTGATCGATGGGACCTTTTTGAAGAATAAATACAAAGGAGTTTTACTGGTTGCTACGGCTTTAGACGGAAATTCAAATTTGTATCCTATTGCGTTTGGAATAGTCGACTCAGAGAATGAGCGTTCTTGGGAATGGTTTATGAGACAACTTAAGGTTGTCATTGCAGATGATCATGATTTGGCTTTTATTTCAGACAGACATGGGTCTATCGCTAAGGCAATTGAAAACGTGTATCCATCAGCCAGACACGGGATTTGTATTCATCATTTGTTGAATAATGTGGTCACATATTTCCATGGGAAAGGACTTGCTGGGTTGGTTTCAAAGGCGTCCAAGGCTTATCGAGTTTCTGAGTTTGAGAAGACATTTGCTACTGTGTGTAATATCAGTCCGGCAATTGGAGATTATCTTAGGGAAGCTGATGTGCAAAAATGGGCTAGATGTCAATTCCCTGGATACAGATACGACATAAGGACAACCAATCCTGCTGAATCTATCAACTCTGCTTTGCGTTCACCGAGAGAGTATCCAGTCATCCCTTTGTTAGACAGTATCAGGGAAATGTTAACACAATGGTTTTATGAGCGTAAGAAACTGATTTCAAAGCATAAACATCCTCTGACTAAAGATGTAGAGAAAAAAATAGAGAGGAGAATCGGGAAAGGCGCCACATTTGTAGTTTACCCTGTCAGTGCTGGTCGATTGCTTGTTAGAGGTGATAAATTCGACTGCTTAGTTGATTTGGATAGAAGGACTTGTTCATGTGGAAAGTACACCCTTATGAAGATCCCTTGTAGGCACGCAATTAAAGCTGGTTTTCATGTTGGAAGAGAGCCACACACATTGACTGATTTGATGTATACTACAGGAGCTTGGAGAGAAGCTTATGAAGAAAGCATAAATCCTATTGATGTTCCTGAGGATGCTTGGTCTATACCAGAAGATGTTAAGAAAGTCATTGTTTTACCACCACAGACAAGAAGATCAGTTGGAAGAAAAAGAAAACGCAGATATGAAACTGCGGAAGACAAAATTCGGTCATCGCAAATATCACGAAGAAAGCAGCCTCGGAAGTGTAGTAGATGTGGTATTAGTGGGCACAACAGAGCAACTTGTCAAGTACCAATATAG
- the LOC106317654 gene encoding uncharacterized protein LOC106317654, translated as MRDMAKENDKLHDEFASTFSTSDVNDSLMQDRENKEATDAIVETSMKQVTLLQEKHGQAVSNIRDKPEQSLIKDYQLDQRNNETPKKLAIIVPSLASIEEMRTLFPKNILSEDASSMEKRSAKHGQDEANNKTPFLEVNI; from the exons ATGAG GGACATGGCGAAAGAAAATGACAAGCTCCATGATGAATTTGCATCTACTTTCTCCACATCGGATGTCAATG ACTCGCTGATGCAAGACCGTGAGAACAAAGAAGCAACAGATGCTATAGTGGAGACTTCAATGAAGCAGGTCACGTTATTGCAAGAGAAACATGGACAAGCTGTATCAAACATTAGAGACAAACCAGAACAGTCTCTCATAAAAGACTATCAG CTTGATCAGCGCAACAACGAGACGCCAAAGAAACTAGCTATAATCGTGCCGAGCTTGGCGTCGATTGAGGAGATGAGGACTTTGTTTCCGAAGAATATTCTGAGTGAAGATGCCTCAAGCATGGAGAAAAGATCAGCTAAACATGGACAAGACGAAGCTAACAACAAAACTCCATTCTTGGAAGTGAACATATGA
- the LOC106317409 gene encoding uncharacterized protein LOC106317409: MGKPAGYWVNKIRTSFKGGSSSSKLSEDGSASGSRKSDSKHRKNQRTEEGNKNGEAGRAQSESGRKVMVVVDTTSQSKNALQWALTYCVQDEDNITLLHVTKTPVGQGVDKTQRERNSRAHEQVHPLKNLCQLKKPNVKTEIVVVETAEEKGKAIVEESKKQGAGVLVLGQRKRTSKWRVIWKWRTKAGIGGGVVEYCIHNSDCMAIAVRKKSNNGGYLITTKRHKDFWLLA; the protein is encoded by the exons ATGGGAAAGCCAGCTGGGTATTGGGTGAATAAGATTAGGACATCCTTCAAAGGAGGATCATCATCGAGCAAATTATCAGAAGATGGAAGTGCTTCTGGTTCTAGAAAGAGCGATTCGAAACATAGGAAGAATCAGAGAACAGAGGAAGGTAATAAGAACGGTGAAGCGGGAAGAGCTCAATCTGAGAGTGGGAGGAAAGTGATGGTTGTCGTGGACACAACTTCACAATCAAAGAATGCTCTTCAATGGGCATTAACATATTGTGTTCAAGATGAAGACAATATTACTCTCCTTCATGTCACAAAAACACCTGTAGGACAAG GTGTAGATAAGACACAAAGGGAGAGAAACTCAAGGGCTCATGAACAAGTACATCCACTGAAGAACCTTTGCCAACTCAAGAAACCTAAC GTGAAGACGGAGATAGTGGTGGTTGAGACAGCAGAGGAGAAAGGGAAGGCAATAGTAGAGGAATCAAAGAAACAGGGAGCAGGAGTTTTGGTTTTAGGTCAAAGGAAAAGAACTTCGAAGTGGCGTGTGATATGGAAGTGGCGCACGAAAGCAGGAATCGGTGGAGGAGTTGTTGAGTATTGTATTCATAACTCAGATTGTATGGCTATTGCCGTCAGGAAGAAGAGTAACAATGGAGGTTACTTGATCACCACGAAACGTCACAAAGACTTCTGGCTCTTGGCCTAA